One segment of Streptomyces sp. TG1A-8 DNA contains the following:
- a CDS encoding cytochrome P450, translating to MNPGSPPLTDSSLAVLAQGYAWLPGRWRRTAGPLVRTRVMGRHAVALRGPDAVRFFYDERHVQRRTAVPGPVRSTLFGHGAVHTLDGPGHRVRKEMFLNLLTGPAAVGALVDHVTAVWDEAARTWAGRASVVLFDEASRVLTRGVCRWAGIPLDDAGSRARDLVAMVDGFATPGPRHWRARRARTRSEAWLGRLVEDVREGTAAAPAGSALDVVARHRDADGRLLDPHTAAVELLNVVRPTVAVCWLVAHCGHALRFRPGVRERLREDDPAYAVAFAHEVRRFYPFAPFIGGRAVTDLQWRGEPIPAGTLVLLDLYGQNHDPGLWDDPYAFEPGRFLARPPQRDDLVPQGGGDRTANHRCPGEDVTVALLTALGPRLARLEYGVPGQDLRIPLNRVPARARSGFVMEAVRVPAPLEERVR from the coding sequence GTGAACCCCGGCAGCCCCCCGCTCACCGACAGTTCCCTCGCGGTCCTCGCCCAGGGGTACGCCTGGCTGCCCGGGCGCTGGCGCCGCACCGCGGGCCCGCTGGTGCGCACCCGGGTCATGGGGCGGCACGCGGTCGCCCTGCGCGGGCCGGACGCGGTGCGGTTCTTCTACGACGAACGGCACGTGCAGCGCCGGACGGCGGTCCCCGGGCCGGTGCGGAGCACCCTGTTCGGGCACGGCGCCGTGCACACCCTGGACGGGCCCGGCCACCGCGTGCGCAAGGAGATGTTCCTGAACCTGCTCACCGGCCCGGCGGCGGTGGGCGCGCTGGTGGACCACGTCACCGCCGTGTGGGACGAGGCCGCCAGGACGTGGGCCGGCCGTGCGTCGGTCGTGCTGTTCGACGAGGCGAGCCGGGTACTCACCCGGGGTGTGTGCCGGTGGGCCGGCATCCCCCTCGACGACGCCGGGTCCAGGGCCCGTGACCTGGTCGCCATGGTCGACGGCTTCGCGACGCCGGGGCCGCGCCACTGGCGCGCCCGCCGCGCGCGGACCCGCAGCGAGGCGTGGCTGGGACGGCTGGTCGAGGACGTGCGGGAGGGAACGGCCGCCGCGCCGGCCGGGTCGGCGCTGGACGTGGTGGCCCGGCACCGGGACGCCGACGGCCGACTGCTCGATCCGCACACCGCCGCGGTCGAACTGCTCAACGTCGTGAGGCCCACCGTCGCGGTGTGCTGGCTGGTCGCCCACTGCGGCCACGCGCTGCGCTTCAGGCCCGGCGTCCGGGAGCGGCTGCGCGAGGACGACCCCGCGTACGCCGTGGCGTTCGCGCACGAGGTGCGCCGGTTCTACCCCTTCGCCCCGTTCATCGGCGGCCGGGCCGTCACCGATCTCCAGTGGCGGGGGGAGCCGATTCCGGCCGGCACGCTGGTCCTGCTCGACCTGTACGGGCAGAACCACGACCCCGGTCTCTGGGACGACCCGTACGCCTTCGAACCGGGACGCTTCCTGGCCCGGCCGCCGCAACGCGACGACCTCGTCCCGCAGGGCGGCGGCGACCGGACCGCCAACCACCGCTGCCCCGGCGAGGACGTCACCGTCGCCCTGCTGACCGCCCTCGGGCCACGGCTGGCCCGGCTGGAGTACGGCGTGCCCGGACAGGACCTGAGGATCCCGCTGAACCGTGTACCGGCCCGCGCGCGCAGCGGCTTCGTCATGGAGGCCGTCCGCGTGCCCGCACCGCTGGAGGAGCGTGTCCGATGA
- a CDS encoding phosphodiesterase encodes MSAAVPAPDEAAAAGGGRTRPAASWPLTAVEAGFRLLARLRGAPALHPTGLTCSADLEVVDDGAGPWGVPWLDAPGRHAATVRLSRAAGLPRRLPDGLGLAVRVPDADGPGRTLDLLLTSSGRGRITRRVPLPRADVLRGPYSSLLSYRIGGRPRVLAAFPRPARRAPVHGDPAGLVAALATGPLVYDLRAEAADRSWRTFAVLTVRSVLPVGSERSLDFDVYRHGVRGFAPGSALAATRRAAYRGSRRGRRERPRRNG; translated from the coding sequence GTGAGCGCCGCCGTACCGGCACCGGACGAGGCCGCGGCCGCCGGCGGCGGGCGCACGCGTCCGGCCGCCTCCTGGCCGCTCACCGCGGTCGAGGCCGGTTTCCGGCTGCTGGCCCGGCTGCGCGGGGCCCCGGCGCTGCACCCCACCGGGCTGACGTGTTCGGCCGACCTGGAGGTCGTGGACGACGGGGCCGGGCCGTGGGGGGTTCCGTGGCTGGACGCGCCCGGGCGCCACGCCGCCACGGTCCGGCTCTCGCGGGCGGCCGGGCTGCCCCGGCGGCTGCCCGACGGGCTGGGCCTGGCCGTGCGGGTGCCGGACGCCGACGGCCCCGGCCGCACCCTGGACCTGCTGCTGACCAGCAGCGGCCGGGGCCGGATCACCCGCCGGGTACCGCTCCCGCGCGCCGACGTGCTGCGCGGCCCCTACTCCAGCCTGCTGTCCTACCGGATCGGCGGCCGCCCGCGCGTGCTGGCCGCCTTCCCCCGCCCGGCCCGGCGGGCGCCGGTGCACGGTGACCCGGCCGGTCTGGTCGCCGCCCTGGCCACCGGACCGCTGGTCTACGACCTGCGCGCGGAGGCCGCCGACCGGTCCTGGCGCACGTTCGCCGTGCTCACGGTGCGAAGCGTCCTGCCCGTGGGGAGCGAGCGGAGCCTGGACTTCGACGTCTACCGGCACGGCGTCCGGGGCTTCGCCCCGGGCAGCGCCCTGGCCGCGACCCGCCGCGCCGCCTACCGGGGGTCACGGCGGGGCCGCCGGGAGCGGCCCCGCCGCAACGGCTGA
- a CDS encoding Rieske 2Fe-2S domain-containing protein, with product MRQSRALRLLDRLEREPRADKVIEALRSGVRALPLGRGRDLLHGRWIGHPVHPLMVQLPIGSWLSAAVLDLRPGRSREAGLLVGVGLAAAVPAALTGAVDWAELHRQQMRVGLVHALANTAAVGLYSASLACRIKGRTAAGRTYGFLGLTAVGLGGFLGGHMAYRQASGANHAEEVPHVVTQGWHRIGTVDEFPAGRPVRRSVDDVPVLVVRESGGTIHALAERCSHLAGPLAEGTVADGCVQCPWHGSVFRLSDGWNVRGPATAPQPAFDTRIVDGGHVEVRLRLRDGEVRRDGTGAEAART from the coding sequence ATGCGGCAGAGCAGGGCCCTGCGGCTGCTGGACCGCTTGGAGCGGGAGCCCCGGGCCGACAAGGTGATCGAGGCGCTGCGCAGCGGGGTGCGGGCCCTGCCGCTGGGGCGCGGCCGGGACCTGCTGCACGGCAGGTGGATCGGGCATCCGGTGCACCCGCTGATGGTGCAGCTGCCGATCGGCAGCTGGCTGTCGGCCGCGGTGCTGGACCTGCGCCCCGGCCGTTCCCGCGAGGCCGGCCTGCTGGTGGGCGTCGGACTGGCGGCCGCCGTGCCGGCCGCGCTGACGGGCGCCGTCGACTGGGCGGAACTGCACCGGCAGCAGATGCGCGTCGGCCTCGTGCACGCCCTCGCCAACACGGCGGCCGTCGGCCTGTACTCGGCCTCGCTCGCCTGCCGGATCAAGGGCCGTACCGCGGCCGGCCGCACCTACGGCTTCCTGGGACTCACCGCGGTCGGACTGGGCGGCTTCCTGGGCGGCCACATGGCCTACCGGCAGGCCTCCGGCGCCAACCACGCCGAAGAGGTCCCGCACGTCGTCACCCAGGGCTGGCACCGGATCGGCACCGTGGACGAGTTCCCCGCCGGCCGTCCCGTGCGCCGCAGCGTGGACGACGTGCCGGTCCTGGTGGTGCGCGAGAGCGGCGGCACGATCCACGCCCTGGCCGAGCGGTGCAGCCACCTCGCCGGACCGCTGGCCGAGGGCACCGTCGCCGACGGGTGCGTCCAGTGTCCCTGGCACGGCAGCGTCTTCCGGCTCTCGGACGGCTGGAACGTCCGCGGCCCCGCCACCGCGCCCCAGCCCGCCTTCGACACCCGGATCGTGGACGGCGGCCACGTCGAGGTGCGCCTGCGCCTGCGGGACGGCGAGGTCCGCAGGGACGGGACGGGAGCGGAGGCCGCCCGGACATGA